Genomic DNA from Chlorocebus sabaeus isolate Y175 chromosome 6, mChlSab1.0.hap1, whole genome shotgun sequence:
CGTGAAAATGAGGCAGGAGTACAGACTGTATTGTGCTCTTGTGCATCGTCGTAACAGTAAACATTTACATCATGTTTACTGTTTTTCAGCCTCTAGTCTAAGTGCCTTATATGTAACTCAAGTACTTTCCAACTCAAGGACCCAGATATTATTAACatccccattttaaaaaagatgaaatggaGGTTAGGTAATCTGCTCTAGGCTACACAGCTTGTATCTGGTATTTAGTCAATGGACGATAATTACTTATTAAAGTAATcattaggaaaaaataagagTTGTCGGAGAGAAACCTATAAAGAAAAGGAGTGAAGAGACACCGTAGCGTTTCAGACTGTATGGCTTACGATGGGAGACGCCTCTTCACATCTCTCTCTTTGTAAAGGGAGATACAAAGAAAGTCAtttccctctactaaaaatacaaaaattacccaggcgtagtggcaggcacctgtaatcccagctacttaggagactgaggcaggagaatcgcttgaatccgggggggcctaggttgcagtgagcctagattgcaccactgcactccagcctgggcaacagagcgagactctatctcaaaataataacaataataataatagcagagTACTCTAGCCTTAGCTCCTACAGGGTAGCCTCTCTACCCCTCTATTTGCCCATGTGTGTACTAAGATGATGGCAGAGACCCAGAGGCTTGAAAAACCTGCCTTACTCCATCCTAGGGAGGCACACGTACTACCCACATGAGCCTTCAGCAGGCTCCGGCCCCAAATAGGCACATGTGTATTTCCCCAGCGCCTCACTGAGATCCTCCCGCTAAGCCATTCCCAGGGTCTCCTCGCCCACTTCTGGAGCATGCGCACCAGTCCCCTTTCAGGAACCGCCCATTGCCTGCGCATGCTCCCCACTCCCTCTATCACGCAGAACTGCGGCCGCCCTTGTTCTCAACGGTCAGTGTGTGAGTGGCTCCCACGTGGCGCCCCCCTTCCTCCAGCGCCCGGCGCTGCAGTACCCCACAGAAGGTGCAGCAGGAGCGGCTGCGGCTGGAGTTGGTTGTGCTGCGGCCTACGGGGTCCACCGTCCAGCTCCGAAGAGGTCTTCGTAGGCCACAACGGTGAGCGACAGCTCCCAGCGCGCCGCCTGGCGCCGCACGGCCGTCAGCGCCGCTTCCCGGTAGCCGCCGATGCCCTCGTCGAAGGCCACGAGCTGCAGTGAGATGCCCAGGCGCGGCGCCAGCGCGCAGCACGTGCGCCACCACTGTGGAGTCCTTGCCATACGAGGCGCCCACGGCCACCACCGCGCCGGGCGGCAGCAGGCGGCCCGCGAGCACCGTGTGCAGCACCTCGACCTAGAAGGCGGCGCAGAAGGAGGCACTGCACCGCGCTCGTCCCGAGGAGGGCTGCGCGTGCCGCGTGGCAGGAGGTACATGAAGGGGCGGGCGTTGCAGGAAGGGCCAGCTTCTCCGGGACCGGGAGAGGAGGCGGGTTACACGTGTGTCATTGCCTTTGAGGAGTTCCCTAGATAGCACCCCTGCCTGAATAGACTAGGGGCAGCTGTGCGCAGGCTGCTCCTATATACATGGGTTATAAACGGGTTCTGGCGTAAGGCCactgcctccaggaagccttcctggagtGCACCCATTATGCACCAAGAAGAATAGGAACTTAAGCTCATTTCAGGGGGAAGAGAGGGAGTAGCAAACAGGTTATACCCAGAATTAGATTGTGTGCTATCCAAAGGGGTGAGGGTGTCTATTAAGGACCAGTTGTAACAACTTCCAGGGAGGCCACCCATGTTACAGCCCTGATCAGAAGGTAAATATTATTGACTATTCAGAGAGGTTGTGAGGGGAGGGGTCAGAGACTCTTAAGGACAGAGGGAGGCCATGCTCTGTTCAAGGGAAGGGGGCTACACAGAAAAGACCaactggggccgggcacggtggctcacgcctgtaatcctagcactttgggaggcggaggcgggtggatcacgagttcaggagatcgagaccatcctggctaacacgttgaaaccccgtctctactaaaaataaaaaaaattagccgggcgtggtggcgggcgcctgtagtcccagctactcgggaggttgaggcaggaaaatggtgtgaacccgggaggcggagcttgcagtgagccgagaccgcgccagtgcactccagtctgggcgacagagcgagactccgtctcaaaagaagaaaagaacaactgGATTTCACTTTCGGGGGTAGGGGGTGGGCACACTGTCTCCAGGAATGGGTCCTGATTGTGTCTTACAAGGACACACACAGGCAGGCTGGGTCACACCTCTAGGGAGACTAGCAGGGGTTGCACCTATTTTGGAGGTGAGGGTGTGTGGGCCTCCAGTTCTGAACTTAACCCTGCTCTGGTATCAGAATCCACCTAAGCTTCTGTGGCCCCATAAAGACACAGGTTGGGAGGGGAGGGGTCAGCGATGGGGTTGACTCATCCTTGGCCCCCATCTGTTCTCTTTCCTACTTCATCCCTCCCCAGCCAGCCAAGACTTTAACTGTCCAGTCAAACCTCCTTGGTCCCACTTGTCTGGTGAAACCATATAAACTTCCCAGGCTCAGTCTCCATCCTCAAGCCATCACCACCTCCAGCCTGGACTACTGCTGTCACCTCCTGCCATTCAGAGCAGGTCACGCTGCTTCTAGGATTTACCACAATGTGTGGAATTATTTCATGTGACTGTGTATTTACCATCTCTAACTTCCATGAAAGTAGAGACCAGTGCCGCTCAGATGTCTAATAGGCATGTCAAAACCCAACTTCCTCATTCCTCTAACCTAACGGGCTTCTCCTGGAGTACAGGGCAGCTCCATCCCTTCCAGCTGCTCAGGCCAGAAGCTTTGGGGTCCAGGACTGCTCTTTCTCTCACTACAGTTGTCACTCACCCAGTGGGTGGAGCCAAATTGCAATGATAAGTCCGGACCTTTTCACATTCCCAGTCCCCTTCTCCGCCCCCTCAAACTCTTGCCATACTCCCACAACAGCAGAaaatctgaagaagaaaaaaagcccaTCCTATCTTTGCACTGACAGCAGTGCACGGCAGCAGGCAGAGAACTTGGGCACAGCCCTTGTGATTGCGCAGGCGCAGGCGCAGGCGCAGATGGGGAGTGGGCTGGACCCGCCTAATGCATTCTGGGAGCCGTACGCCGCAGAGAAAGTATAAAGAACGAACAGTGGGCGCAGGGGACCGGCACTCAGCATATGGAGGACCCGCGcgggcactggtctctgagttccctcagtattgaTCACTATCTCAGAGAGGAGGATGTGGCAGGACTACAGGGTaatggtggggagagggtcagcaggaaaacataTGAGCAAAGGACTCTGCgtcataaataagtttaaggaagGGTGCTGGATGTGcacgtaggccagatttatgtttgACTTGACACAAACATCTCAGTGCGGTAAAGAGCAGTATTGCCGCCAGCACCTGGCCACAAGCAGAGGCCCTGGAGGTCAGTGTGGGAAGTGGGGTGGCTGGTTCTGGGTCCTCCCTGAGGCCTGGGCTCACACGGCTGCCCCTCCCCATCCTCCAGACCTCGCCTTCTGTCCCGGATCCACCTAAGGTGGTGACATGATGGCATCAACTCTGGGCTACAGGCTGCTCTCCAAGGAGCGGCAGCCCCTCTACACCAACCTCACTGTGGATATCAACTTCCAAGGCCCAGGAGACCCAGTGCCAAGCTAAGGGGTATCTTATCTGGAAGCCAAAACAGAGCCCCTGAGACCAAGGTCACAGGGAGGCCTTCCCACTCACCCCACCTGGTTTCTTATTAgagtttattttatcttctttctgcCATCCCTAATTCCATccattcctccatccatccattttctttcccctccctcctttccttctcctcatcctcctccccatccctgcttttttctttcaactaTGTCCAGAAGGTCCTTCTTAACAGACATTAATTAGTACAGGGAAAGGTCTCTTTAAGTGAATGCACTTAAAATAGGGACTACAATTTTATGGTAAATAGTGTGCACGAGGTGAGTCTGGATCAGGACTTCACACTGAATAACAGAATTCAATTCCTCAACATACCTTTATATCAGATTTAATGAAATTCCATGTTTGTTGAATCGTTAAGAACAAGCATTTGTGTTGTACTCACGGTGGACAGCCCACTTTACATAATTAAtgcatgtcatctgcaaaggaTCCACAAGGTGAGATCTATTATTATTCCCACTGTCCCGCTGAAGAAATTAAGGCAGAGAGGTTAAGTCGCTTGCCACCAAACTAGCGAGAGGCAGAGCTGAGATGTGCAGCATCCAGGCAGGCTGGCTCCAGAGCCAGTGAGCCTAACTGCTACTGTGCCCAACCTTTGTGCTAATCCCCACAACAGTCAAAGGATGGACCAAGTACTGGTTTGGGGGGTGCGAGGAGGGGACTCCGGGCGGCATGTTTTCTGATCACATCACGTGACAGTATGACATTCTTCATTTCACCACGGCTTTCACTGCCCAACAATAAAAAGGTCGtgggtactttgggaggctgaggcgggtggatcacgaggtcaggagatcgagaccatcctggctaataaaaatacaaaatattagccaggcgtggtggcgggcgcctgtattcccagctacacaggaggctgaggcaggagactggcatgaacccgggaggcagagcttgctgtgagcccgagatcttgccactgcagcTTGgataacagagccagactccgtctcgggggaaaaaaaaaaaaaaaaaaaaaaaaaaaaaggtcatggggAGGTAAGGTAGTACAATGGTTAAGAGTTAAGATGCCAGCATCAGATAgcttggttcaaatcctggcttttctCATTACTAGATTTTCGGTCTTGAGTTTACATcagaagcctcagtttctctaggcctcagtttcctcgtctcaAAAATGCGGCTTTTGAGGGTAGATTATATCCAACAATGGCTGTGAGGAAAAACGAGTTCATATAAGCTGCCTAGAATAGTAGCTTCTCCCTCTGGAAATTCAAAACTCTCGACCCCTCATCTCACGATGAGGCCGTTGGACTAACATTCATCTCTTAGTTCTCTGAGCCAACGGATCTTTTCACAGATCTGTGAGCATGCCCTCATGTGACTGAAAACTTTAGACGGCTCCCTGGGACCCATCAGTTTCAAAGCTGATCACCCAACCAAACTCCAGATTCCTCCGTCTGTTACCCAACAGGCATTGAGTACTGACTGACTAGCTTGTCCCAGTGCTTGGTactgagaggaaaggaaaaatgatatgagacagaggctgggagggaggtGAGCACTCTAGACAGAGGGGGTTGGGGATAGGGAGGAAACAAAGGTGTTAAAGACAGTGGGCCCTGGAAGAGGCACGAGGTCAGAGGTGCAGGATGGCCAGGAAAGGAACAGCTTTCTGGAAGTGGGGAGGAAGGGCTTGCCCTGAGGGGAATAGGGAGTGCCATGTGAGGAGTGAATATGTACCTGGAGATTAGGCTCCCAGAGTGGTCCCCCCAGGTGATGCTTAGGAACAGGGAAAGCCCAGATCTGAGAAGGGAGGCACATCCTGAGGGTCTTTGGAACCAGTGTATCTACACTGTGGGCTCAAGTTTTTAGCACACCTGTCCTAGGGCCCTGCCACCTTCCTCCCTGAAACTGAATAGGGTGCCACTCCCAGGACCCAGGTGTACACTATATCCCCTCTCACCACCATGGAGAGCCCTCTGAGGCCTTTCCACCCCACACCAGTCATATCTACGGCTGGCCAGCCCTTGTGCCTGGACTCCCCAGGTGAGACTCTTCCACCTTTCTCAGGAGGTGGGACATGGTCACTGATAGTACGCCCCTGGACAGGGAGAGGCCAGTGAGACACAGAACAGATTTGCTCtccagggcccagcacaggctCCTGCATGTGAAATCACCTTGTTCTAGACACAGCCTCAGGCCTGTGCCGGCTCCTGACCAGCTGTGTGGGCCCCTATCAACCTTGAAGGAGTATGGAGACTAAAGCCATGGGTGCCCATCTCTAACACCCTTCTGGAAAAGACTTCCAGCTGACTGCAATCTCCCACCACAGTCCCACACCCAGCACAAGGGAGCCAGGCAGGCTCAGTGATACTTGGTCTGTCCATGCAGTTCCAAGGGTTTAACACACACCCACTTCTCACACCAAATGCATGGGTGTAGGGTACTAGCATAATCTCccttttgtagatgagaaaacgaGAATAGATGATACCAAATAACTTGCTCAGCAGATGCAGAGGGTAGAGAGTGGAGCCAGGAATCAAATGCAGGAACCTGGCTCCTGGGCCTGTGCACTTAAAAGATTATGCTGGTCTGCGTCTCAGAAGTATTTATAACAGTCCCCTCTCCCTTTTTTAGCAAAAAACGTGTGTGTGGGGGAAATAAGTAATCAAAACTGTGGGAATGGCTCAATAAATTATGACAGGTCAACCTCATAGAATACATGTGTGTGCAACCCATCATGGATtgtagaatgaaaaaaataccaTCCACACACGTAAGAGATCTGAGTTTTATAAATCAAGGAAAGGGTCCTTACACGGGTATATGATTATGAGCAtagtaatgtgtgtgtgtgtgtgtgtgtgtgtgtgatgtgttggcaaacattttctgtaaagagccagagagtaaatattttcagtttccaGCTTGGGGGCCATTTGATCTCCACcaaaactactcaactctgccagtGGAGCATGAAAGAAGCCCAGACAATACATGTCTAAAtgaacatggctgtgttccaataaaactttattttaaaaaaacagctgggaGGCCATATTTGGCCATTGGCCACAGTTTGTTGACTCCTGGTGTGTATGTTTAGGGGCCTGTGTAAAAATATGAACGAGACTAATGGTTGGCACTGATTATCTATGCAGAAACTTGAACCAGACTAATGGTTGGCACTGATTATGGAGAGGCTCACTATAGATGGTGGAGATGGAAAGGGAGGGGCAAGCTGAGCTAAtcctgaaagaagagaaaagctaTAATATAAAGATCAGTAAACATTATAGAATCTCATTTATGCATTTACTAAAAATGTACATTCATGTGTATGTATAATAAAGGAGTTAATCATTGTTGATACAACCTCATGACATATTCAACAgggaataatttttataaaaacaattaaattagattctcttaaaaaataactgtAATCTACCTACACCTAATGCTGTGCAGTGAATTCTGCTGCAAACCCATTGCACTGAGGGCATACATACCTACGTacgcatacatacacatatgctgACCAGACCATATACATATGTctgcatatgcatacatatacatacatagatacctaaatatatgtacatacaggTTGGGTATCCCTAGTCTGAAaacccaaaatctgaaactttctgaACTCTAACATGacgctcaaaggaaatgctaacTGGAGCATTTCAccttggattttcagattagggatgctcaaccaataaatataatgcaaatattccaaaatctgttaagtatctgaaatccaaaatgcttctgATCCCAGGCACTTTGGGGAAGGGATATTAAACCTGCATATAATACATATGCTTATATACAtaaggcacacacacatacacataatattGTCCTATCATTACTGTATTGGCACTTTAGAAATATATCCCAAAACAAACAGGGTTATCATTGATATAATTTCCCACAAACTTTACTATAAATAATTGGGTAACAACCTGTCTTGTACCATTCTTTACAGAAAGGCTTTTCTCAATGCATTAGTCAGGGTTTCTTCCCAGGGTGAAAATTTATAATCCTTAATGAGGCCAGTACTAAGGGAAGGATATTTCTGCTTACTCTTTTCTCAGTAATTGCCCTCACATAAAATAAAGCATGACTTTGCCATGTGTTCACACATgcagtgtggggaaaagaaagagagatcagactgttactgtgtctatgtagaaagaagtagacataagaaactccattttgttctatactaagagaaattcttctgccttgagatgctgttaatctgtaatcctagccccaaccctgtgcttgcacagacatgtgctgtgttgactcaaggtttaatggatttagggctgtgcaggatgagCTTTGTTAAAAGTGTGtttgaaggcagtatgcttggtaaaactCATCGCCATTCTCTATCCTtgagtacccagggacacaatgcACTGTGGAAAGcggcagggacctctgcccaggAAAGtcgggtattgtccaaggtttctccccatgtgatagcctgagatatggcctcttgggaagggaaagacctgcccgTCCCCCAGCACGACAcccgtaaagggtctgtgctCAGGAgaattagtaaaagaggaaggcatctgtctcctgcttgtACCTGGGAATAGAATGTCTCGGTGTAAATCCCGATCATacgttctatttactgagataggagaaaactgccttatggctggaggtgagacatCCTGGCGGCAATACTGCTCTTCAGTGCACTGAGATGTTTGTGTCAAGTCAAATATAAATCTGGCCTACGTGCACATCaaggcacagcacctttccttaaatgtatttataacagagatctttgctcacatgttttcctgctgaccctctccccaccattACCCTATAGTCCTGCCACATCCCCATCTCCGAGATGGTAAAGATAGTGATcagtaaatactgagggaactcagagaccagcgCCGGCGCGGGTCCtccgtatgctgagcgccggtcccctgggcccatctttctttctctatactttgtctctgtgtcttatttcttttctcagtctctcgtcccatctgatgagaaatacccacaggtgtggaggggccgGCCCCCTTCATGCAGTGCATCCCTAGAGTATTGAAGCATGAATTCAATAACATACAATTAGACCTGATTCTGagattttctcttcttcaagAAACTCAGGGAGTGTATTTCATTTATGAATATGCTGATGCACTAGGATTTCATTGCTTGGTAAAGCCTTTCACAGAATAACTGCATTTGTAAGATTTGTCTCTGGTATGAGTTGTTTGGTGTTTATTGAAGTTTGACCTGTTGTTGAAGGCCTTTCCACATTCAGAACACACATAAGGTCTTTCTCCCGTGTGAATTCGCTGATGCACCTTGAGTTGTGGTTTCTTACTGAACGATTTCCCACAGTCGAGgcattcataaggtttctctcccATGTGAGTTCTTTGATGGGTAATCAACTCTGATTTCTGGACAAAAGCCTTCCCACATTTGGAACAGACAAAAGGCCTCTCTCTAGTGTGTGTCACCTGATGTTTATGGAAATTTGACCTGCCGttgaaggccttcccacattcaGTGCACACATAGGGTTTCTCACCCGTGTGAATTCGCTGATGCTCTTTGAATTGAGACTTCGAagtgaaggctttcccacattcactgcattTGTAAGGCTTCTCTCCGGTGTGGATTCTCTGATGCATGCTGAGTATTGACTTCTGgttgaaggctttcccacattcaccGCATACATGGTGtctttctccagtatgaattttctggTGTATATTCAGGTGTGACTTTTGGGTGAAGGTTTTTCCACAGTCACTGCATTCATAAGGTTTCTCCCCTGTATGAATTCGATGATGTATATCAAGCTGTGACTTGGAAATGAAGGATTTCCCACAGTTGTGGCACTGATaaggtttttctcctgtgtggCTTCTTTGATGGACAATCAGGTGTGCCTTCTGGATGAAGGCCTGCCCGCATTCGATACACACATAGGACTTCTGCCCTGAGTGGATTCTCTGGTGCAAGCTGAGTGTTGACTTCTGggtaaaggctttcccacattcgcTGCATGCATACTGTCTctcaccagtatgaattttctgatGTATAATGAGGGTTGAGTTTTGGGAGAAGCCTTTGCCACATTCACTGCATTCATAGAGTTTTTCTCTactgtgagttctctgatgtctgAAGAGAGATAACATCTGGAAAAAGGCTTTTCCACAGTCATGGCATTCATAGGGCTTCTTTCTAGTGTGTGTTTTCTGGTGCGTAACCAATTCTGATCTCTGAATAAAGACCTTCCCACATTCCTTGCATATATAGGGTATATCACCTGTATGATCTGTCAGATATACACTGAGTTTTAGTTGTGGCGTGAAGGCTTTTCCACGTCTGCCACATTCATGGAGGTTTCCTACACTATGAATTCTCTGTTGGGCAAAGAGGTGTGATTTTGGGGTGAAGTCCCTCCCACATTCAGAACATCCATCTGGTTTCTTCTGAGTATGAATTTGATGTTGCGTGAGTGACTGTTTATGGCCACAGACTTTTCTACACTGATTACCTTTGCAAAATGTCTCTCCTGTATGGATATTCTTGCTGCAAGCATGGGAGGAGCTATGGTTGAACAGCTGACCAGACCCAACAACGTCATCAAGCTGTTTTGTGTCATTGTTTTCATTCTGACCACTCACTTCTAGGTTCAGCTTCAAACTTTTTGTAAATAAGCAACATTTCTGAGGTTGTTCCTGTGAAGAAGCAAGGTGGGGCCTCGTGTGAATCATTTTCCCAGGGTCCTTATATTCACAATTGCTTTCTGTGTTCAATGTTTTCTTGTTGAAGAAAGCACTGTGACTCATGGGCTGAATTTGATTTTGCTTATCTTTCTTTGTACGGTCTGTATCCAGCCTCACTTCTTCTAAAATGGAACACCATGAACCATCTCTTGTGAACTCACCTACCATATCCttttgaaatgaagctttcttagaaatctCCTTTTGTGGGATTTCAAGCCCAAACTCCTCTtctaaaaggagaaagagaagatgaaATAGACACAATGAACAGGAAAGAGGAGAAACTGTATGAAGCTGATTGACAATGAACACAAGGAAATTGCTGAGTCATGTAATAATGATGCTAATGATGCGGACAATGAGCAGAAACACAGAGCCCTTATTATATGATGAGCACTTATCTACATAGCACTTAGCATGTGCCAGGCAATGGCCTACATACTCATTTAATCTGCATAATAACCTCGGGAGGTAGCCATGATGCCTGTTTCTgttttacaaagaaaaggaagcacATAATGGTTATGTAATTGGCTAAGATCACTTTGCTAATCTGTGGGGATTAGATTTCAACCACCTGAGGCCACTTATGCAAGTGGTCTGGACACCCAGATCTAGTAGGATGAGTAGGGGATAAAACAGACAAGAGCGCTGTAGGGCAACATCTGTGGACAGCCAAGGCTTGAAGGAGGGGGCTCAGTGTGTAGGTCTTCGTTAACTTTCAGAGATGAATCCTCACCAATCTGCCTGCTTTATCTTACTTGTTAGAAACAATGCCAAGTACATTGGCCCTGTATGTCCTTCTGAAAACTATTAAAGCTTCACCTATCTTGACATGGCCAACCAGTGAAAAAATGACTATGCCCCAACTCTCCATGAAgctacaattattttttcttcttgaactTAGGAATATACCCATATCCCCAGAAAGATATTCTAAAAGACTGGGTAAGCAAGCTGTTCCCCAGAATTTGTTTCACCCTTGTTCCATTGAAATTAATTCTTCTCTGTTAGAACTTTTGGCTTTATGCTATCAAATATGCctttttttagtttagttttttgttttgttttttgccaagAATAAGAGTCCCTTGATCATCTTGTGCACTTTACTAGTATAGTGAACAGAACACAGCAGgttctcaataaaaataatagttactAAATTTTACTATTACTTTTTCTACCAGATTGTAATACTGAGTATGACCATCACATGTAGTTTCTTTTCGCTTTCAGTCACTTAAACTGTATCCCAGACTCTTGTCCtatcaaaaaaaaatcatctttcattctttctttttaagaaaaggacACTTAATCTTTATTGTTAACTTTTTCTTATTGTAGCAGAAGTGCATAATattaaatttaccatcttaccCATTTTGTattgtacagttcagtagtgctACCTGTATTCACCCTGTTGTGCAATGGATCTCCAAAACTtttacatcttgcaaaactgaaatgctGTACCCATTAGACAATTTCCCTTTTCCCCTGTCCCTCATGCTCTGGCAgccacagtcttactctgtctctatgaattgaGAACTCAAGGTACCTCATATAGGTAGAATGATACATTTggattttttgtgtctggcttatttcacttagcatcatgatAAGATTCATCCACACTGCAACATGTTTCATAAttcctcttcctttttaaggttgaataatatttcatcgtatgtatggaccacattttgtttaccaaTTCATTGGCCAATGGACAATTCCACtttttggatattgtgaatagtgctgcgatgaacaagAGTGTACAAACAGCTGTTTGGGTtcttgctttcaattcttctgggtgtctacccagaagtggagttgctggatcatatagtaattttatgtttaatttttgagaaatcaccatcCTGTTTTCCATAGGACTACACCGtgttacattcccactagcaatacaCAAGATTCCagtttctctatatccttgccaacacttgttattctgtttttttattagtagccattctaatggaTGTAAAGGGATATCAcacagtggttttgatttgcatttcccacaTAATGagtgaggttgagcattttttcctgttactggccacttgtatatcatctttgaagaaatgtctattcacatccttTTCACACTTATTAAAACaggttgttttttatttcatttttcactcttAAATAGCAATTTTACCCATATAGAGGTGGTCATTTATTCTGGCAATCTTCCTCTGTGTCCCCAGGCAGggatttgaaacatttttaacttCTCACTTTATTCAGATCATAAAAATCTTGCTGAACCTGGTAACACTTAAATTATTGCCCAAAATGTTCAATGTAAACTATCAGAACTGTACTGAAAAGCTCTTCCACAACTCTCCAATGCAGCCTAACAATGCTGATTGCAAAAAAGAAGTCCAATTTATTCTCAAATCCAAGCACACTCTCATGTCCTCTATTCCCATTAAGCTTGCTTCATCTGCTTCTTTGTTTCAATTCAAAATGGCTTTGTGGACCAGTTACAGGTACTGTGTCCTTAAAATTAATTCCCAATGTCACTCCACCTCTAGGCTGACAACACTTTTTCTGAACTTCACAAGCATTTACTATCTATGCTTCCCATGTTGATATACTTACTTTTTGAGTAACCTTTCATGAAATAGACATGATTGATGCACAAAGGCTAATGCTTTTAACATTTAATGCCATTGTCTTCTCCATCCAAACACAATCTGTTCTTTTGAATTTatctcagcaaatatttaaagcatccttTTAAAATAGTGTGAAATATTCTTTCCTGACCATTTT
This window encodes:
- the ZNF175 gene encoding zinc finger protein 175 → MPADVNLSQKPQVLGPEEQDGSCEASLSFEDVTVDFSREEWQQLDPAQRRLYQDVTLELYSHLFSVGYHIPNPDVIFRMLKEKEPCVEEAELSHQRYQEEEFGLEIPQKEISKKASFQKDMVGEFTRDGSWCSILEEVRLDTDRTKKDKQNQIQPMSHSAFFNKKTLNTESNCEYKDPGKMIHTRPHLASSQEQPQKCCLFTKSLKLNLEVSGQNENNDTKQLDDVVGSGQLFNHSSSHACSKNIHTGETFCKGNQCRKVCGHKQSLTQHQIHTQKKPDGCSECGRDFTPKSHLFAQQRIHSVGNLHECGRRGKAFTPQLKLSVYLTDHTGDIPYICKECGKVFIQRSELVTHQKTHTRKKPYECHDCGKAFFQMLSLFRHQRTHSREKLYECSECGKGFSQNSTLIIHQKIHTGERQYACSECGKAFTQKSTLSLHQRIHSGQKSYVCIECGQAFIQKAHLIVHQRSHTGEKPYQCHNCGKSFISKSQLDIHHRIHTGEKPYECSDCGKTFTQKSHLNIHQKIHTGERHHVCGECGKAFNQKSILSMHQRIHTGEKPYKCSECGKAFTSKSQFKEHQRIHTGEKPYVCTECGKAFNGRSNFHKHQVTHTRERPFVCSKCGKAFVQKSELITHQRTHMGEKPYECLDCGKSFSKKPQLKVHQRIHTGERPYVCSECGKAFNNRSNFNKHQTTHTRDKSYKCSYSVKGFTKQ